The following are from one region of the Methanospirillum hungatei genome:
- a CDS encoding GNAT family N-acetyltransferase, with amino-acid sequence MLQNITISPMNPGNFNEAKRMMEISFAASMHDFPDNYGANHDPEDLPSIDGILEKTEETPLVFYQDKKMVGGAVLTIKDDNHNILSLLFVDSDYLDRGIGYRAWLEIEKRYPQTKTWTTITPPVLMRNVYFYVNKCGFQMIRVEDPKSDEPMFVFQKVMTK; translated from the coding sequence ATGTTGCAGAATATTACAATATCACCAATGAATCCGGGTAATTTCAATGAAGCGAAAAGAATGATGGAGATATCTTTTGCCGCTTCTATGCACGATTTTCCGGATAATTATGGAGCAAATCATGATCCCGAAGACCTTCCATCAATAGATGGAATACTTGAAAAAACAGAAGAAACTCCATTAGTTTTTTATCAAGATAAGAAGATGGTTGGAGGGGCTGTATTAACGATTAAGGATGATAATCACAACATTTTAAGCCTTTTATTTGTCGATTCTGATTATCTTGACAGAGGTATCGGTTATAGAGCATGGTTGGAAATTGAAAAAAGATATCCACAAACAAAGACATGGACAACAATAACACCACCTGTTTTGATGAGAAATGTGTATTTTTATGTAAACAAATGTGGTTTTCAGATGATTAGAGTAGAGGATCCCAAAAGTGATGAACCAATGTTTGTGTTTCAAAAAGTTATGACAAAATAA